From Aliarcobacter butzleri, the proteins below share one genomic window:
- a CDS encoding fibronectin type III domain-containing protein has protein sequence MIKLMKNILLIALVLLFSACSDVFDSITSPSTPKINNTVPTVNYSSIKSISDITSIGFEWQRVDDPRVVGYNFYRTDLQSGEKTLKLIRAIESRYTTHYVDKELEPKTKYAYQISSRLNDGSESVTTDAYVAETLPRIVPVNGAQAISNLPKKIKLLWQPHPDQRIQYYRVEKYNTTLNEWIHLATVNQRLSAEYLDTGLENNTTYQYRIKAFTFEDVESAPTKTLSAKTKPAPKSPTNVKASNNIPKKIFLTWSPSQNQDIIGYDIYRSSYSSFGFSKVTNVNSTTTEYTDSVDDDGRTYYYRIIAVDKDNLESADNITATKGMSLPKPIRPTITSAQIQGSVNLSWQAGDNRAVSYNVVKKIKQNFFQYKTVIFNNISGTSFNDSDIVSGVDYKYSVQAVDEFGLVSENSDEKTLSRK, from the coding sequence ATGATAAAATTGATGAAAAACATATTATTAATAGCTTTAGTTTTACTATTTAGTGCTTGTAGTGATGTTTTTGATAGTATTACATCACCATCAACACCAAAAATAAACAATACGGTTCCAACTGTAAATTATAGTTCTATAAAATCTATTTCAGATATAACGTCTATTGGTTTTGAATGGCAAAGAGTAGATGATCCAAGAGTTGTAGGTTATAACTTTTATAGAACAGATTTACAAAGTGGAGAAAAAACTTTAAAACTTATTAGAGCTATTGAAAGTAGATATACAACTCACTATGTTGATAAAGAGTTAGAACCAAAAACAAAATACGCTTATCAAATCTCTTCAAGATTAAATGATGGAAGTGAATCTGTTACAACTGACGCTTATGTAGCTGAAACTTTACCTAGAATAGTTCCTGTTAATGGTGCACAAGCTATTTCAAACTTACCTAAAAAAATAAAATTACTTTGGCAACCACACCCAGACCAAAGAATTCAATATTACAGAGTTGAAAAATATAATACAACATTAAATGAGTGGATTCATTTAGCAACTGTAAATCAAAGATTGTCTGCTGAATATCTTGATACTGGTTTAGAGAATAATACAACTTATCAGTATAGAATCAAAGCTTTTACTTTTGAAGATGTAGAATCAGCACCTACAAAAACATTAAGTGCAAAAACAAAACCTGCTCCAAAATCGCCAACAAATGTTAAAGCATCAAACAATATTCCTAAAAAAATATTTTTAACTTGGTCTCCTTCACAAAACCAAGATATTATAGGTTATGATATTTATAGAAGTAGTTATAGTTCTTTTGGTTTTAGTAAAGTTACAAATGTAAATTCAACAACTACAGAATATACTGATTCTGTTGATGATGATGGAAGAACTTATTATTACAGAATAATTGCAGTTGATAAAGATAATTTAGAAAGTGCAGACAATATAACAGCAACTAAAGGAATGAGCTTACCAAAACCTATAAGACCAACTATAACATCTGCTCAAATTCAAGGAAGTGTAAACTTAAGTTGGCAAGCAGGTGATAATAGAGCAGTTTCATATAATGTAGTAAAAAAAATAAAACAAAATTTTTTCCAATATAAAACAGTTATATTCAATAATATTTCAGGTACAAGCTTTAATGATAGCGATATAGTAAGTGGCGTTGACTATAAATATTCTGTTCAAGCTGTTGATGAATTTGGGCTAGTTTCAGAAAATTCAGACGAAAAAACACTATCGAGAAAGTAA
- a CDS encoding RluA family pseudouridine synthase, translating to MNKNFIVLETNRLDKFLAQNIDASRNQIEQLIKKEFVKVDGKITNKTGLKLKENQNVEVFFPETQLNKRKDEEFLKNSLEDKEVEIIYEDDYILVLNKPYNLTVHDAPSVKDATLVDWLKLKNISLSTISGEERHGIVHRLDKGTSGVMVIAKTNEAHLNLSKQLEDKSMGRYYLAILDLALKENVIIEKPIRRNPNNRLKMSIEENGRYAKSAFSKIALSDNEKFELIACKLYTGRTHQIRVHLSSINRHILGDNLYGFKGELNKINRFLLHAYYLYLTHPVTNKQMCFKANLPEDMKNFLNTNFQKENINDKIDEKHIINSFSFTI from the coding sequence ATGAATAAAAACTTTATTGTTTTAGAGACAAATAGATTAGATAAATTTTTAGCACAAAATATAGATGCTTCAAGAAACCAAATAGAGCAACTAATAAAAAAAGAATTCGTCAAAGTTGATGGAAAAATTACAAATAAAACTGGCCTTAAATTAAAAGAAAATCAAAATGTTGAAGTTTTTTTTCCTGAAACTCAATTAAATAAACGAAAAGATGAAGAGTTTTTAAAAAATTCTTTAGAAGATAAAGAAGTAGAAATTATTTATGAAGATGACTATATTTTGGTTTTAAATAAACCTTACAACTTAACAGTTCACGATGCACCAAGTGTTAAAGATGCAACTCTAGTTGATTGGTTGAAATTGAAAAATATCTCACTTTCTACAATAAGTGGAGAAGAAAGACATGGAATAGTTCATAGACTTGACAAAGGAACAAGTGGTGTAATGGTTATTGCAAAAACAAATGAAGCCCACCTTAACTTATCAAAACAACTTGAAGACAAATCAATGGGAAGATACTATCTTGCCATTCTTGACCTTGCATTAAAAGAAAATGTGATTATTGAAAAACCAATACGCAGAAATCCAAATAACAGACTTAAAATGTCAATTGAAGAGAATGGAAGATATGCAAAATCAGCTTTTTCTAAAATTGCTTTAAGTGATAATGAAAAATTTGAATTAATAGCCTGTAAACTTTATACAGGTAGAACTCATCAAATAAGAGTTCATTTAAGTTCGATAAATAGGCATATACTTGGTGATAATTTATATGGATTTAAGGGCGAATTAAATAAAATAAATAGATTTCTTTTACATGCTTATTATCTGTATTTAACTCATCCAGTTACAAATAAGCAGATGTGTTTCAAAGCAAATCTACCAGAAGATATGAAAAATTTCCTAAATACCAATTTCCAAAAGGAGAATATAAATGATAAAATTGATGAAAAACATATTATTAATAGCTTTAGTTTTACTATTTAG
- the trmB gene encoding tRNA (guanosine(46)-N7)-methyltransferase TrmB, whose product MPHIVFEKNELLKTPSIKDGVSFEFIAKSYNFTSTPRKDEYKIAVKDQDKDFLLSIKPKDDDLMIKSDKVTRLSPVSLIKKALNYYVELNHSKILFSNTNNLQVKKELKNEYLKDINYFVDDFKTDKEIQIEIGFGSGRHLLHQAKSNPNIQFIGLEIHYPSIEQLLKQLEIQNITNVLVVNYDARLFMEFIESNKVGRIFVHFPVPWDKKPHRRIYSNEFVNEALRVLKIGGTLELRTDSRKYFDFCTEVLTNLPKGRITIDINKDLAVSSKYEDRWKKQGKNIYDVVLEAWNEDENINLNYDFSFDFEANFNKIINSIPKKSMIEKNFFVHIEEIYTILEKDNSGLIKITMGNFDRPVTKYILIENKKISYYQGNPLPTSANIDAHKKLIEILSI is encoded by the coding sequence ATGCCCCATATAGTTTTTGAAAAAAATGAGTTACTTAAAACTCCATCAATAAAAGATGGAGTTTCTTTTGAATTTATTGCTAAATCATATAATTTCACTTCAACACCAAGAAAAGATGAATATAAAATTGCAGTAAAAGACCAAGATAAAGATTTTTTATTATCAATAAAACCAAAAGATGATGATTTGATGATAAAGTCAGATAAAGTTACAAGATTATCTCCAGTTAGTTTAATAAAAAAAGCTTTGAATTATTATGTAGAACTAAATCATTCTAAAATATTATTTTCAAATACAAATAATCTACAAGTAAAAAAAGAGCTAAAAAACGAATATCTAAAAGACATAAACTACTTTGTTGATGATTTTAAAACAGACAAAGAGATTCAAATAGAGATTGGTTTTGGGAGTGGAAGACATCTTTTACATCAAGCAAAATCAAATCCAAATATCCAATTTATTGGGCTTGAGATTCACTATCCATCAATTGAACAGCTTTTAAAACAATTAGAAATTCAAAATATCACAAATGTATTAGTAGTAAATTATGATGCACGACTTTTTATGGAGTTTATTGAATCAAATAAAGTTGGAAGAATTTTTGTACATTTTCCTGTTCCTTGGGATAAAAAACCACATAGAAGAATCTATTCAAATGAGTTCGTAAATGAAGCTTTAAGAGTTTTAAAAATTGGCGGGACATTAGAACTTAGAACTGATAGTAGAAAATATTTTGATTTTTGTACAGAAGTTTTAACAAATCTTCCAAAAGGAAGAATTACAATAGATATAAATAAAGATTTAGCAGTTTCAAGTAAATATGAAGATAGATGGAAAAAACAAGGTAAAAATATCTATGATGTAGTTTTAGAAGCATGGAATGAAGATGAAAATATCAATTTAAATTACGATTTTTCATTTGATTTTGAGGCAAATTTTAATAAAATTATAAATTCAATTCCTAAAAAATCAATGATTGAAAAAAATTTCTTCGTTCATATAGAAGAAATTTATACTATCTTAGAGAAAGACAATTCAGGATTAATAAAAATTACAATGGGAAATTTCGATAGACCAGTGACAAAATATATACTTATTGAAAACAAAAAAATTTCTTATTATCAAGGAAATCCTCTTCCAACAAGTGCAAATATAGATGCACATAAAAAATTAATAGAGATTTTAAGTATATGA
- a CDS encoding murein hydrolase activator EnvC family protein, giving the protein MIKIYFALFLVINFLFAASNVDKKIQQNQKILDTKEKEKETATLKIKELADKIEEQNKNITDLEQEIKDINADIDEHQKLLEDSRSKLEDLKTKSSELLKEKNSNETEIINTIVEEFSISMALKLASEDSLQELIDSEIFTLLSEHAKEKVIKLNDNYNIVSENAKNNQKDIEKISSYINDRQKTKTKLTSLKEKHAKSLVDIEGQHKAYQEELNKVVKKQTELNKLLGELNILKEAEIKKATETKKTQQASATGDDDDYSQMQTTDVRNQKFAKDLNLDVKKIGSSTDGVQIIKYKGAKTITPLKSFKVVKNFGTYYDPIYKIKLFNESIVLKATDSESKVVSVLNGKVVYAKKNAGMLDNVVIIQHEGGLHTIYAHLDEIAPTLVVGKWVQKGSVVGRVNDSLSFQVTKDSAHIDPKDLFNI; this is encoded by the coding sequence ATGATTAAAATATATTTTGCTCTATTTTTGGTAATAAATTTTTTATTTGCTGCTTCAAATGTTGATAAAAAAATTCAACAAAATCAAAAAATTTTAGATACGAAAGAGAAAGAAAAAGAGACAGCAACTCTAAAAATCAAAGAATTAGCGGATAAAATAGAAGAACAAAATAAAAATATTACAGATTTAGAACAAGAAATAAAAGATATAAATGCTGATATTGATGAGCATCAAAAATTACTTGAAGATTCAAGAAGTAAATTAGAAGATTTAAAAACAAAATCGAGTGAATTATTAAAAGAAAAAAATAGTAATGAAACAGAAATTATAAATACTATTGTTGAAGAATTTTCTATTTCTATGGCTTTAAAACTAGCTTCTGAGGACTCTTTACAAGAATTAATTGATAGTGAAATTTTTACTTTATTATCAGAACATGCAAAAGAGAAAGTTATAAAGTTAAATGATAACTATAATATTGTTTCAGAAAATGCAAAAAATAATCAAAAAGATATTGAAAAAATATCTTCATATATCAATGATAGACAAAAAACTAAAACTAAATTAACATCATTAAAAGAAAAACATGCAAAATCTTTAGTTGATATAGAAGGTCAACATAAAGCTTATCAAGAAGAGTTAAATAAAGTTGTAAAAAAACAAACAGAATTAAATAAACTTCTTGGAGAGTTAAATATCTTAAAAGAAGCAGAAATAAAAAAAGCAACTGAAACAAAAAAGACTCAACAAGCATCTGCTACTGGTGATGATGACGACTATAGCCAAATGCAAACTACTGATGTAAGAAATCAAAAATTTGCAAAAGATTTAAACTTGGATGTAAAAAAAATTGGTTCTTCAACAGACGGTGTCCAAATTATAAAATATAAAGGCGCAAAAACTATTACTCCACTAAAATCTTTCAAAGTTGTAAAAAACTTTGGTACATATTACGATCCAATTTATAAAATAAAATTGTTTAACGAATCTATTGTATTAAAAGCAACAGACTCAGAATCAAAAGTAGTTTCTGTATTAAATGGTAAAGTAGTTTATGCTAAGAAAAATGCTGGAATGCTTGATAATGTTGTAATTATACAACATGAAGGTGGATTACATACAATTTACGCGCATTTAGATGAAATTGCTCCAACTTTAGTTGTAGGTAAATGGGTACAAAAAGGTTCAGTTGTTGGAAGAGTAAATGATTCTTTAAGTTTTCAAGTTACTAAAGACTCAGCTCATATAGATCCAAAAGATTTATTTAATATTTAG
- the fliP gene encoding flagellar type III secretion system pore protein FliP (The bacterial flagellar biogenesis protein FliP forms a type III secretion system (T3SS)-type pore required for flagellar assembly.) yields the protein MRIIFTVLLFSIFANAADAPMINLSVAAIEQPVQFVRTINIAIILALLVLAPTLLLMVTSFTRLIIVFSLLRQAMGLQQTPPSQIIISLSLILTIFIMEPYAKKAWDDAIVPYMDEKIGYEVAFDKGVAPFKEFMIKNTREADLALFYRIKKEPNPKNIEAVPLTLLMPAFIVSELRTAFEIGFLIFLPFLVIDIIVASILMSLGMMMLPPVMISLPIKIIFFIVVDGWQLIIGNLAQSFK from the coding sequence TTGAGAATTATTTTTACTGTACTACTTTTTTCTATTTTTGCAAATGCAGCAGATGCACCAATGATAAATCTATCGGTTGCTGCAATAGAACAACCAGTACAATTCGTAAGAACAATAAATATCGCAATTATTTTAGCACTATTAGTTTTAGCACCAACACTTTTACTGATGGTTACTTCTTTTACAAGACTTATTATTGTATTTTCACTTTTAAGACAAGCTATGGGATTACAACAAACTCCACCTTCTCAAATAATAATCTCTTTATCTCTTATTTTAACTATTTTTATCATGGAACCTTATGCAAAAAAAGCTTGGGATGATGCAATAGTTCCATATATGGATGAAAAAATTGGTTATGAAGTAGCTTTTGATAAAGGTGTTGCACCTTTCAAAGAATTTATGATTAAAAATACAAGAGAAGCTGATTTAGCACTATTTTATAGAATAAAAAAAGAGCCAAATCCTAAAAATATAGAAGCTGTTCCTCTTACTTTACTTATGCCAGCTTTTATTGTTAGTGAATTAAGAACTGCTTTTGAAATAGGTTTTTTAATCTTTTTACCATTTTTAGTTATTGATATTATCGTTGCTTCAATTTTAATGAGTTTAGGTATGATGATGTTACCACCTGTTATGATATCCTTGCCTATTAAAATAATTTTCTTTATAGTCGTAGATGGATGGCAACTCATAATTGGAAATCTTGCACAATCATTTAAATAA
- the mrdA gene encoding penicillin-binding protein 2, protein MNIRLNIVYIIILAIAFTLLSRVYFLSIKSNTYYDELSKNNYIKRMYKVPVRGIIEDRNGEPLALNKIGFSISIKPHLRSLKYQEKLESIVDVIVKHFPQYDKNKLLKEYKRNDSAYNHEFIEIIDFIPYEEFFPKYTILASNEDLKIEPSSKRFYPYNETAAHIIGYVGRASKLEILNNEIAVHSGIVGKNGLEKFYNSKLQGELGYKDVKVNALNQEIEVLEEKDASTNNNIEISIDIKLQRYLQELFDGKSGSIVVMDARNGEIIAAASFPEYDSNIFARGISQNEWNQMRNDFNHPFTNKIINGLYPPGSVIKMGVALSFLENGIPENFTVNCSGSLPIGNRNFRCWKTTGHGNINFRSAIAESCDDFFYKGSLKLGINKISHTLDKLGFGQLTGIDQINEFMGVNPNKEWKEKKFNKPWYVGETVITSIGQGNMLTTPLQIARYTAFIATGKLPKPHLYKANYEEPKELDIPEKHIDLMRKGMYDVSYGDRGTARRYITSKVPIASKTGTAQVVSIPQSEKVRMKESELEYFQRSHAWITTYGPFKNPKYVVTVVQEHGGGGGSATGGVASKIFDKLYELGYITQDEL, encoded by the coding sequence TTGAATATAAGACTAAATATTGTTTATATAATCATTTTAGCTATTGCTTTTACTCTACTTTCAAGAGTATATTTTTTAAGTATAAAATCAAATACATATTATGATGAATTATCAAAAAATAACTATATAAAAAGAATGTACAAAGTTCCAGTTCGTGGAATTATAGAAGATAGAAATGGTGAACCATTAGCTTTAAATAAAATTGGTTTTTCTATTTCTATCAAACCTCATTTAAGAAGTTTAAAATATCAAGAAAAATTAGAAAGTATAGTTGATGTTATCGTAAAACATTTTCCTCAATATGATAAAAATAAACTTTTAAAAGAGTATAAAAGAAATGACTCAGCTTATAATCACGAATTTATAGAAATAATTGATTTTATTCCTTATGAAGAATTTTTTCCAAAATACACTATTTTAGCTTCCAATGAAGATTTAAAAATAGAACCATCATCAAAAAGATTTTATCCATATAATGAAACAGCAGCACATATTATAGGATATGTAGGTAGAGCTTCTAAATTAGAAATTCTAAATAATGAAATAGCTGTTCACAGTGGTATTGTTGGGAAAAATGGTTTAGAAAAATTTTATAACTCAAAACTTCAAGGAGAGTTAGGATACAAAGATGTAAAAGTAAATGCTTTAAATCAAGAGATAGAAGTTCTTGAAGAAAAAGATGCATCAACAAATAATAATATAGAAATTTCAATAGATATAAAACTTCAAAGGTATTTACAAGAGTTATTTGATGGGAAAAGTGGTTCTATTGTCGTTATGGATGCTAGAAATGGTGAAATCATAGCAGCAGCTTCTTTTCCTGAATATGATAGTAATATTTTTGCAAGAGGAATTTCACAAAATGAGTGGAATCAAATGAGAAATGATTTCAACCATCCATTTACAAACAAAATTATCAATGGTCTTTATCCTCCTGGTTCTGTTATAAAAATGGGAGTAGCACTCTCTTTTTTGGAAAACGGTATTCCAGAAAATTTTACAGTAAATTGTAGTGGTTCTCTTCCTATTGGAAATAGAAATTTTAGATGTTGGAAAACAACAGGACATGGAAATATCAACTTTAGAAGTGCGATTGCAGAAAGTTGTGATGACTTTTTTTATAAAGGAAGTTTAAAACTAGGAATTAATAAAATCTCACACACTCTTGATAAATTAGGATTTGGACAATTAACAGGAATTGACCAAATAAATGAATTTATGGGAGTTAATCCAAATAAAGAGTGGAAAGAGAAAAAATTTAATAAACCTTGGTATGTTGGAGAAACAGTAATCACATCTATTGGGCAAGGAAATATGCTTACAACTCCACTTCAAATTGCAAGATATACAGCTTTTATAGCAACAGGGAAACTTCCTAAACCACACCTTTATAAAGCAAATTATGAAGAACCAAAAGAGTTAGATATACCAGAAAAGCATATTGATTTAATGAGAAAAGGTATGTATGATGTTTCTTATGGAGATAGAGGAACAGCAAGAAGATATATAACATCAAAAGTTCCTATTGCTTCAAAAACTGGAACTGCACAAGTTGTTTCTATTCCGCAATCTGAAAAAGTTAGGATGAAAGAGAGTGAACTTGAATATTTTCAAAGATCTCACGCATGGATTACAACTTATGGACCATTTAAAAATCCTAAATATGTAGTTACAGTTGTACAAGAACACGGAGGTGGTGGAGGAAGTGCCACAGGAGGAGTTGCAAGTAAAATTTTTGATAAACTTTATGAATTGGGATATATAACTCAAGATGAACTATAA
- a CDS encoding HD domain-containing phosphohydrolase, with translation MKNILYFCFAFFILLLLSYKLYYEPEIKNLTNQIYLNKSLEIKELLKEEIKNKKKRTFALTYLISQDKKIISALENKDNSLISSYKNIIDEMGNHNEFKHLWLHVIDKNGHSFYRSWSNNVGEDLTSARVDVVSMIKNPRTIEEISTGKYDISFKTMIPLYDAKKEFIGIVELISKFNSVAQNLKEKNIEPLIIVDKNYSKNITHPFSNLFIDDYYVANENASKDLMEMVKKEGIEKFLSLKGYMIFHKYLVTTYEIKDINNNDMGFFIFLFSEKNINKSAISEFKNAYLSKVIIFMVISGLLFLYLLNKAYTKTLKVRLKEQTSQMLLQEEELKSLYEIYDKNVIFSVTDLKGVITHASSAFCKISGYEKKELIGKPHNIIRHPETSKETFKKMWEEIQKEKKFTTELKNLRKDGTYYWVVAEIEPKYDKKGNHIGYFAVREDITANKEIEEIQKEIIFTMGSIAESRSKETSEHIERVAKYTELIALELGLEPKEAKMLKLASPMHDIGKIAIPDYILNKPAKLTPEEFEIVKTHTIKGYEMLNLSERPLLKTAAIIALTHHEKYDGTGYPKGLKGEEIPLYGRITAIADVFDALAHERCYKKAWRVDKIVEYIKEERGKHFDPKLVDLFFENFDKILEIKKNYQ, from the coding sequence ATGAAAAATATTTTATATTTCTGTTTTGCTTTTTTTATTCTGTTATTATTGTCGTATAAGTTATATTATGAACCAGAAATTAAAAATTTAACAAATCAAATTTATTTAAATAAAAGTTTAGAAATAAAAGAACTTTTAAAAGAAGAGATTAAAAATAAGAAAAAAAGAACTTTTGCACTTACATATTTAATAAGTCAAGACAAAAAAATAATTTCTGCTTTAGAAAATAAAGATAACAGCCTAATATCTTCATACAAAAATATTATAGATGAGATGGGTAATCACAATGAATTTAAGCATTTGTGGTTACACGTTATAGACAAAAATGGGCATAGTTTTTATAGAAGTTGGAGCAACAATGTTGGAGAAGATTTAACTTCTGCAAGAGTTGATGTTGTAAGTATGATTAAAAATCCTAGAACAATTGAAGAGATAAGTACAGGAAAATACGATATTTCATTTAAAACAATGATTCCTTTATATGATGCTAAAAAAGAGTTTATAGGAATAGTAGAACTTATATCAAAGTTTAACTCTGTTGCTCAAAATTTAAAAGAAAAAAACATAGAACCTCTAATAATCGTAGACAAAAATTATAGTAAAAATATAACTCATCCTTTTTCAAATCTATTTATAGATGATTATTATGTTGCAAATGAGAATGCCTCAAAAGATTTAATGGAAATGGTTAAAAAAGAAGGTATTGAAAAATTCTTAAGTTTAAAAGGTTATATGATATTTCATAAATATCTTGTAACTACTTATGAAATAAAAGATATTAATAATAATGATATGGGCTTTTTTATCTTTTTATTTAGTGAAAAGAATATCAATAAATCAGCTATTTCAGAATTTAAAAATGCTTATCTTTCAAAAGTAATTATTTTTATGGTAATTTCTGGTTTACTTTTTTTATATCTTCTAAATAAAGCTTATACTAAAACTTTAAAAGTTAGATTAAAAGAACAAACTTCTCAAATGTTGCTTCAAGAAGAAGAATTAAAATCTTTATATGAAATTTATGATAAAAATGTAATTTTTTCAGTTACTGATTTAAAAGGAGTAATTACTCATGCAAGTAGTGCTTTTTGTAAAATCAGTGGTTATGAAAAAAAAGAACTTATTGGAAAACCACATAATATAATAAGACATCCTGAAACATCAAAAGAGACTTTTAAAAAAATGTGGGAAGAGATTCAAAAAGAAAAGAAATTTACAACTGAATTAAAAAATCTACGAAAAGATGGTACTTATTATTGGGTTGTTGCAGAAATTGAACCAAAATATGATAAAAAAGGAAATCATATAGGTTATTTTGCCGTAAGAGAAGATATAACAGCAAATAAAGAGATAGAAGAGATTCAAAAAGAGATTATTTTCACAATGGGTTCTATTGCTGAATCAAGAAGTAAAGAGACATCAGAACATATTGAAAGAGTTGCAAAATATACTGAACTTATTGCTTTAGAATTAGGTTTAGAACCTAAAGAAGCAAAAATGCTAAAACTTGCAAGTCCAATGCACGATATAGGAAAAATTGCAATTCCTGATTATATATTAAACAAACCTGCAAAATTAACACCTGAAGAGTTTGAAATAGTAAAAACTCATACAATAAAAGGTTATGAAATGTTAAATCTTTCAGAAAGACCTCTTTTAAAAACAGCAGCAATAATTGCACTTACTCATCACGAAAAATATGATGGAACAGGTTATCCTAAAGGTTTAAAAGGTGAAGAAATTCCACTATATGGAAGAATAACAGCAATAGCTGATGTTTTTGATGCTTTAGCTCATGAAAGATGTTATAAAAAAGCTTGGAGAGTTGATAAAATAGTTGAATATATCAAAGAAGAAAGAGGAAAACATTTCGATCCTAAATTGGTTGATTTATTCTTTGAAAACTTTGATAAAATACTAGAAATCAAAAAAAACTACCAATAA
- a CDS encoding cell division ATP-binding protein FtsE produces the protein MIEARNIYLTYDDNRYIIKKGNFTIKPKEFIFIGGNSGSGKSTLLKSFYGDIPLKHGSLKIENQEVFGIKGKKLRLLRKDIGIIFQDYKLINEYTIEENIMIPLKINGYSHEVSLVQADNLLKHVRLSHRKGFYPNQLSGGEQQRVAVARALAHNPKIIIADEPTGNLDDFSAEVVWNLLKGANEQLGITVVVVTHRVPKNLGIKFRQLSIEDGIIYEVS, from the coding sequence ATGATTGAAGCTAGAAATATTTACCTTACTTATGATGATAATAGATATATTATCAAAAAAGGTAATTTCACTATAAAACCAAAAGAATTTATATTTATTGGTGGAAATTCTGGAAGTGGTAAATCTACTTTATTAAAATCATTTTATGGTGATATTCCATTAAAACATGGTAGCTTGAAAATCGAAAATCAAGAAGTTTTTGGAATAAAAGGGAAAAAATTAAGACTTCTTAGAAAAGATATTGGTATTATTTTTCAAGATTATAAACTTATAAATGAATACACAATTGAAGAAAACATTATGATACCACTTAAAATAAATGGTTACTCTCATGAAGTTTCATTAGTTCAAGCAGATAATTTACTAAAACATGTAAGATTAAGCCATAGAAAAGGTTTTTATCCAAATCAATTAAGTGGTGGTGAGCAACAAAGAGTTGCAGTTGCAAGGGCACTTGCTCATAATCCAAAAATTATAATTGCAGATGAACCAACTGGAAATTTAGATGATTTTTCTGCTGAAGTTGTTTGGAATTTATTAAAAGGTGCAAATGAACAACTTGGAATTACTGTGGTTGTTGTAACACATAGAGTTCCTAAAAATCTAGGGATTAAATTTAGACAATTATCTATTGAAGATGGGATTATTTATGAAGTCTCTTAA